Proteins co-encoded in one Natronorubrum daqingense genomic window:
- a CDS encoding thiolase family protein: MHDAVIVDAVRTPFGKRDGSFRDTHPQDLAAKPLEALEERNDFEPETIEDVIYGCVSPIDEQGLNIGRLAPMVAGWGDIVPGVQLNRMCGSGQQALNFAAANVMAGQHDVLIAGGVEHMTRVPMGSDGGDGAGVTDTYFEHFDELTHQGEGAERIAENYGFSREELDEIAVDSQRRWGEAWEEGRYDEQVVPVETEVDGEPVTVEQDEHPRPETDLETLSNLPLSFREEGNGRHHPGNSSGIVDGSSALLVASEETAREHGWEPMARIVQTEVVGVDPVTMLTGPIPATEQVLEQADLDISDIDLFEVNEAFAAVVAAWLEETGASWEQVNVNGGAIAHGHPLGATGAMLTTKLAHELERTGQDRALSTMCIGFGQGIATILERV, from the coding sequence ATGCACGACGCAGTTATCGTCGACGCAGTTCGAACGCCATTCGGAAAACGCGACGGCTCGTTTCGGGACACCCACCCGCAGGATCTAGCCGCCAAGCCACTCGAGGCCCTCGAGGAACGCAACGACTTCGAGCCAGAGACGATCGAAGACGTGATCTACGGCTGTGTCTCGCCGATCGACGAGCAGGGACTCAATATCGGCCGTCTCGCGCCGATGGTCGCCGGCTGGGGCGATATCGTTCCGGGTGTGCAACTCAATCGAATGTGTGGTTCGGGCCAGCAGGCGCTCAACTTCGCCGCGGCGAACGTCATGGCCGGCCAACACGACGTATTGATCGCCGGCGGCGTCGAGCACATGACCCGTGTCCCGATGGGGTCGGACGGCGGCGACGGGGCCGGCGTCACGGACACCTACTTCGAGCACTTCGACGAACTCACGCACCAGGGAGAGGGAGCCGAACGCATCGCCGAGAACTACGGCTTTTCGCGCGAGGAACTCGACGAGATCGCCGTCGACTCCCAGCGCCGCTGGGGCGAGGCGTGGGAGGAAGGGCGCTACGACGAGCAGGTCGTGCCCGTGGAAACGGAAGTTGACGGCGAGCCCGTCACCGTCGAACAGGACGAACATCCGCGTCCGGAAACCGACCTCGAGACGCTCTCGAACCTCCCGCTTTCCTTTCGCGAGGAGGGCAACGGTAGACACCACCCCGGCAACTCCTCGGGAATCGTCGACGGCTCCTCGGCGCTGCTCGTCGCCAGCGAGGAGACGGCCCGCGAGCATGGCTGGGAACCCATGGCTCGAATCGTCCAGACGGAAGTCGTCGGCGTCGACCCCGTGACGATGCTTACGGGTCCGATTCCGGCGACCGAGCAGGTCCTCGAGCAAGCCGACCTGGATATTTCGGACATCGACCTCTTCGAGGTCAACGAGGCCTTCGCCGCCGTCGTCGCCGCCTGGCTCGAGGAGACGGGCGCGTCCTGGGAGCAGGTCAACGTCAACGGCGGGGCCATCGCTCACGGCCACCCACTCGGGGCGACCGGCGCGATGCTCACCACGAAACTCGCCCACGAACTCGAGCGCACGGGACAAGACCGAGCGCTTTCGACCATGTGTATCGGCTTCGGGCAGGGAATCGCGACGATTCTCGAGCGAGTTTGA
- a CDS encoding SDR family NAD(P)-dependent oxidoreductase: MTTSQFSLEGETVVVTGSSSGLGKAMVERFAEDGANVVVTSRELDNVEPVASAINEGDADGRALALECDVRNRGSVDELVDQTVSEFGSLDVFINNAGASFQAPVAEISENGWKTIVDINLHGTFHGCQAAGEYMRDNGGGKIINIASVAGQRGSRQMSPYGAAKAAVINFTSSLAADWAEDDIWVNCIAPGLVATEGVKSQMGVDDDADAIDRSRADRTIGRPEEVADLAQFLASPASSYIVGETMTIKGTPRLE, from the coding sequence ATGACGACCAGCCAGTTCAGCCTCGAGGGCGAGACGGTCGTCGTCACGGGCTCCTCGAGCGGGCTCGGGAAGGCGATGGTCGAACGCTTCGCCGAGGACGGCGCGAACGTCGTCGTCACCTCTCGAGAACTGGACAACGTCGAACCGGTCGCGAGCGCGATCAACGAGGGCGACGCCGATGGGCGCGCGCTCGCACTCGAGTGCGACGTGCGAAATCGCGGGTCGGTCGACGAACTGGTCGATCAGACCGTGAGCGAGTTCGGGTCGCTCGACGTGTTTATCAACAATGCGGGCGCGAGCTTTCAGGCACCAGTCGCCGAGATCAGCGAGAACGGCTGGAAGACCATCGTCGACATCAACCTCCACGGGACGTTCCACGGCTGTCAGGCCGCGGGCGAGTACATGCGGGACAACGGCGGCGGCAAGATCATCAACATCGCGAGCGTCGCCGGCCAGCGAGGCTCGAGACAGATGAGTCCCTACGGCGCGGCGAAAGCTGCTGTGATCAACTTCACGAGTTCGCTCGCGGCCGACTGGGCCGAAGACGACATCTGGGTCAACTGCATCGCGCCCGGATTGGTCGCCACCGAGGGCGTCAAGTCCCAGATGGGCGTCGATGACGACGCGGACGCGATCGATCGCTCGAGAGCGGATCGAACGATCGGGAGGCCCGAAGAGGTCGCGGATCTCGCGCAGTTCCTGGCCAGTCCGGCTTCCTCCTACATCGTCGGCGAGACGATGACGATCAAGGGAACGCCGCGCCTCGAGTGA
- a CDS encoding class I adenylate-forming enzyme family protein: MNDLELVPAASLFEPPYDGNIAKLLDRAVAEQPEQIAIEHAGETVTYREFSRLVETYTRGLRGLGIEPDDRLCLYMPNGIAFSAVVWACVRGGIVASPLNPAYRRREIEYQVDHADAKAVVVAGEASEHVVDALGGLEAEIVSTSADADHTSLPSVAEGGDDGNGNLVERSDDDVLLQPYTSGTTGDPKGVLLTHRNFRVQIATSVSNYSASPIQGDSLIILPMYHITGLLQMLSSLCSGRTLHLLRPDQWDPERVLELIDEHDIPAFIGVATMFSDLLEAYDPEKHGLEALQRAGQGGDKLPKPVQEAFEERIGVTLSEGYGLTETTATTHTIRWSTLGNRPGSVGQPAGHTRSKIVDENDEPVGTGEEGELLIDGPQVMAGYYKNPEANEAVFTDDGYFRSGDIASRDDDNYYYIKGREKEMILTAGYNVYPREIEDTLYDHPGVLEAAVFGVPDERRGETVAAAVVPTNGASITDEEIEEYVLGELAPYKHPRYVEVRDELPKTGSGKVQKTVLREEFGREYVDE; encoded by the coding sequence ATGAACGACCTCGAGTTGGTTCCAGCAGCGTCGCTGTTCGAACCACCCTACGACGGAAACATTGCAAAACTCCTGGACAGAGCGGTCGCCGAACAGCCCGAACAGATCGCGATCGAACACGCCGGAGAGACGGTAACCTATCGGGAATTTTCGCGCCTCGTCGAAACCTACACCCGCGGATTGCGCGGGCTCGGTATCGAGCCCGACGATCGGCTCTGTCTCTACATGCCAAACGGAATCGCGTTCAGCGCCGTCGTCTGGGCGTGCGTTCGGGGCGGGATCGTCGCGAGTCCACTCAACCCGGCCTACCGTCGCCGCGAAATCGAGTACCAGGTCGACCACGCCGACGCGAAGGCCGTCGTCGTGGCCGGCGAGGCGAGCGAGCACGTCGTCGACGCCCTCGGCGGCCTCGAGGCGGAAATTGTGAGTACGAGCGCCGACGCCGACCACACGTCACTCCCGTCGGTTGCGGAGGGAGGTGACGACGGCAACGGCAACCTCGTCGAACGCTCGGACGACGACGTCCTCCTCCAGCCCTACACCTCGGGGACGACCGGCGATCCGAAAGGCGTCCTTCTCACCCATCGAAACTTCCGGGTCCAGATCGCGACCAGCGTCTCGAATTACAGCGCGAGTCCGATTCAGGGCGATTCGCTCATCATCCTCCCGATGTACCACATCACCGGCCTCTTGCAGATGCTCTCCTCGCTGTGTTCGGGGCGGACGCTTCACTTACTTCGACCCGATCAGTGGGACCCAGAACGCGTCCTCGAGTTGATCGACGAACACGACATTCCGGCGTTCATCGGCGTCGCGACCATGTTCAGCGACTTGCTCGAGGCCTACGATCCGGAGAAACACGGCCTCGAGGCGCTCCAGCGGGCGGGACAGGGTGGCGACAAACTGCCGAAGCCGGTTCAAGAAGCGTTCGAGGAGCGAATCGGCGTTACGCTCTCGGAGGGGTACGGACTCACGGAGACGACGGCGACGACGCACACCATTCGCTGGTCGACGCTCGGCAACCGACCGGGGAGCGTCGGCCAGCCCGCCGGACACACGCGCTCGAAAATCGTCGACGAGAACGACGAACCGGTCGGGACCGGCGAGGAAGGCGAGTTGCTCATCGACGGTCCACAGGTTATGGCGGGCTACTACAAGAATCCCGAGGCGAACGAGGCCGTCTTCACCGACGACGGCTACTTCCGGTCCGGCGACATCGCGTCTCGAGACGACGATAACTACTACTACATCAAGGGGCGCGAGAAGGAGATGATTCTCACGGCGGGATACAACGTCTACCCCCGCGAAATCGAAGACACGCTCTACGATCATCCGGGCGTGCTCGAGGCCGCCGTCTTCGGCGTCCCCGACGAGCGACGGGGCGAGACCGTCGCCGCAGCCGTGGTGCCCACGAACGGGGCGTCGATCACCGACGAGGAAATCGAGGAGTACGTCCTCGGCGAACTCGCACCGTACAAGCACCCTCGGTACGTCGAAGTCCGTGATGAACTGCCCAAAACCGGGAGCGGGAAAGTACAGAAGACGGTCCTGCGCGAGGAGTTCGGTCGAGAGTATGTCGATGAGTGA
- a CDS encoding MFS transporter gives MSDRGKGTESAGGEAPDSESASESETYSNREIRTIALAVIGGVFFGGVATGVAYPTLPLLDEHLLISAVMLSIILSANRIARLFMNTPAGSIIDRYGTRKPMIFGLYTQALAPFGYIAGLYTPAYVLGTLPIIGEVSAPGIVFVLARLFWGVGSAFVFIGAFATITYVTTTQNRGQWVGYMRGFDSLGFPAGLIVGGVLTDLAGMEIAFLVGGILALIAGTIATLVLPDVHAGTDRDSARIRDIPGILRERPAVLAIGYGNFTIQLLWGGIVLVTLARYAEVHGMQISALEAAGISGVVMALGVVTSGVTTLFTGWVSDRMRDRSLLTVPAFVAMAVGFLVIAYYPVLELLLVAIVLIGFGIGMSAPALLAILGDLTPGDELGRMGGVYNVMGDIGLSLGPLVAIPAVESWFGYQWTYVLCALLVVSCLTVVSIPLLRDPAVSTTTVNAD, from the coding sequence ATGAGTGACCGAGGGAAAGGGACGGAGTCCGCAGGTGGCGAAGCGCCAGATTCGGAGTCGGCGTCCGAGTCGGAGACGTACTCGAATCGCGAAATCCGAACGATCGCCCTCGCGGTCATCGGCGGCGTGTTCTTCGGCGGCGTCGCGACGGGTGTCGCCTATCCGACGCTCCCGTTGTTAGACGAGCACCTCCTCATCAGCGCCGTCATGTTGAGCATCATCCTCTCGGCGAATCGAATTGCGCGGCTATTCATGAATACGCCGGCGGGGTCGATCATCGACCGCTACGGGACGCGAAAGCCGATGATTTTCGGCCTCTACACGCAGGCACTGGCTCCGTTTGGTTACATCGCCGGCTTGTACACCCCGGCGTACGTATTGGGCACGCTTCCGATCATCGGCGAGGTGTCCGCACCCGGTATCGTCTTCGTGTTGGCCCGCCTCTTCTGGGGCGTCGGTAGCGCGTTCGTCTTCATCGGCGCGTTCGCAACCATCACGTACGTCACGACGACGCAGAACCGCGGCCAGTGGGTCGGCTACATGCGCGGATTCGACTCGCTTGGCTTTCCGGCCGGACTCATCGTCGGCGGCGTGCTAACGGACCTCGCGGGGATGGAAATCGCGTTCCTCGTCGGCGGAATCCTCGCGCTCATCGCCGGAACGATCGCGACGCTCGTCCTACCGGACGTTCACGCCGGGACCGACAGAGACTCGGCGAGAATCCGCGACATTCCGGGTATTCTCCGCGAGCGGCCAGCCGTTCTCGCGATCGGCTACGGTAACTTCACGATTCAGTTGCTCTGGGGCGGCATCGTCCTCGTCACGCTCGCGCGCTACGCCGAAGTCCACGGAATGCAGATCTCCGCACTCGAGGCCGCGGGCATCAGCGGCGTCGTCATGGCACTCGGCGTGGTCACGTCCGGCGTGACGACGTTGTTTACGGGCTGGGTCTCCGATCGAATGCGAGATCGATCGCTCCTGACGGTCCCCGCGTTCGTCGCCATGGCCGTCGGGTTCCTCGTCATCGCGTACTACCCCGTCCTCGAGTTGCTCCTCGTTGCCATCGTCCTGATCGGGTTTGGCATCGGAATGTCGGCACCCGCGTTACTCGCGATTCTGGGCGATCTGACGCCGGGGGACGAACTCGGACGGATGGGCGGCGTCTACAACGTAATGGGCGATATCGGGTTGAGTCTCGGGCCGCTCGTCGCGATTCCCGCCGTCGAAAGCTGGTTCGGCTACCAGTGGACGTACGTGCTCTGTGCACTGTTGGTCGTCAGTTGTCTCACCGTCGTCTCGATTCCGCTCCTTCGAGACCCGGCAGTCTCGACGACGACCGTGAACGCGGACTGA
- a CDS encoding class I adenylate-forming enzyme family protein — MDLDDVRETARAGNAARLHDETARLHGDATAIEYHGTTLTHDELREESARFAGGLAALGVDPGDVLLQYLPNCPAYLIGALGAFKAGVAVSPVNPQYRRRELTYQLEDTDASAVLTHAALLPYLQEALEGIDWDPVVIGVGSTEEGVHMFSDVREEELFVERSDDDLALLPYTSGTTGKPKGVRLTHRNFRAQMFSVLSQTGELEDEDVRSLVWLPLYHITGFTHTAWQPLLRGGSVFLRSAANWDGDAAMELIEEEGITHYVGVTAMYVDMVNSENFGEYDLTSLESAGEGGAKMSVAIQEEFEAVAGVEMGEGYGLTETHGATHSQASSTFGLRHGTIGQPTRQTDCKIVDSAGEEVPPGEEGELIVRGPQVMDSYHNLPDATDAAFTENGYFRTGDIARRDAKNYYEIVDRKKHMINSAGYNIYPSELEELLSEHEAIAEGAVVGIPDERRNEVPKAFVVLAPDVEAGVDVTEEAIKDYFLERVAAYKHPRAVEFIDELPRTTSGKIQKYKLEE; from the coding sequence ATGGATCTCGACGATGTCCGCGAGACCGCGAGAGCGGGGAATGCAGCACGATTGCACGACGAAACGGCCCGTCTCCACGGCGATGCGACGGCCATCGAATACCACGGAACGACGCTGACTCACGACGAACTCCGCGAGGAAAGCGCCCGTTTTGCCGGCGGGTTGGCAGCACTCGGCGTCGACCCCGGCGACGTACTGCTCCAGTATTTGCCGAACTGCCCGGCGTACCTCATCGGTGCTCTGGGGGCGTTTAAAGCCGGGGTCGCGGTCTCCCCGGTCAATCCACAGTACCGCCGTCGGGAACTCACCTACCAACTCGAGGATACTGACGCTTCGGCCGTCCTGACTCACGCGGCGTTGCTCCCGTATCTGCAGGAGGCACTCGAGGGAATCGACTGGGATCCGGTGGTTATCGGCGTCGGCAGCACCGAGGAGGGCGTTCATATGTTTTCAGACGTTCGAGAGGAGGAGCTGTTCGTCGAACGCTCGGACGACGACCTAGCCCTGCTTCCGTACACGTCGGGAACGACGGGGAAGCCGAAAGGCGTCCGACTCACCCATCGGAACTTCCGCGCGCAGATGTTCTCGGTGCTCTCCCAGACGGGCGAACTCGAGGACGAGGACGTTCGGAGTCTCGTCTGGTTGCCGTTGTATCACATCACGGGATTTACGCACACGGCGTGGCAGCCGCTGTTACGCGGCGGCAGCGTCTTCCTCCGGAGTGCAGCCAATTGGGACGGCGACGCGGCCATGGAACTGATCGAAGAGGAAGGGATCACCCACTACGTCGGCGTCACCGCGATGTACGTCGACATGGTCAACAGCGAGAACTTCGGCGAGTACGACCTGACGAGCCTCGAATCGGCAGGCGAGGGCGGCGCGAAGATGTCCGTCGCGATCCAAGAGGAGTTCGAAGCCGTCGCCGGCGTCGAAATGGGTGAAGGCTACGGCCTCACCGAAACCCACGGGGCGACCCACTCGCAGGCGAGTTCCACGTTCGGCCTTCGCCACGGAACGATCGGGCAACCGACGCGCCAGACCGACTGCAAGATCGTCGACAGCGCCGGTGAGGAGGTCCCACCCGGTGAGGAAGGAGAACTCATCGTCCGCGGCCCGCAGGTGATGGACAGCTATCACAACCTGCCCGACGCAACCGACGCGGCGTTTACCGAAAACGGCTACTTCCGGACCGGCGATATCGCCCGCAGAGACGCGAAAAACTACTACGAGATCGTCGACCGGAAGAAACACATGATCAACTCCGCGGGCTACAACATCTACCCCAGCGAACTCGAGGAGTTGCTGTCGGAACACGAGGCCATCGCCGAGGGGGCCGTCGTCGGGATTCCCGACGAGCGACGCAACGAGGTGCCGAAGGCGTTCGTCGTGCTCGCACCCGACGTCGAAGCAGGCGTCGACGTCACCGAAGAGGCGATCAAAGACTACTTCCTCGAGCGAGTCGCCGCGTACAAACACCCGCGAGCGGTCGAGTTCATCGACGAACTTCCCCGA
- a CDS encoding acyl-CoA dehydrogenase family protein yields the protein MEYHDSEKAKEVAGRVEDFMEEVVLPREREALATGEQITMDEIHDFWDQAKERNLFAPQVSEEYGGQGLDFQDMLPSFEQVGRSLIGALAIRANAPQEGNMHTFEMVGTEAQKEEYLRPLVQGEIQTAFAMTEPKQGGGSDPKMLQSTAVKDGDEWVINGHKWWTSDGLNADYYLAMVRTDLDAHPYSGTSIILVPSEADGVEVVRNVPHLGGHGITERKGGHAEVKFDNVRVPVENTLGEENEGFQIAQMRLGGGRLTHCMRYSGMAERSLDVAKAYLAEREAFGTTLEEKQALRHRIADAETRLHAARCMVRHAARELDRSDARIEVAMAKMFTANVTNETIDLALQCCGGNGIGKDLPIAHFYENVRAFRIVDGADEVHRRSIARWAFEDIDETEVENALQFDEDLRIDALDE from the coding sequence ATGGAGTACCACGACTCCGAGAAGGCGAAAGAGGTTGCAGGGCGGGTAGAGGACTTCATGGAGGAAGTCGTCCTCCCTCGCGAGCGAGAAGCGCTCGCCACGGGAGAGCAAATTACGATGGACGAGATTCACGATTTCTGGGATCAGGCGAAAGAACGGAACCTGTTCGCCCCCCAAGTGTCCGAAGAGTACGGCGGGCAGGGTCTCGACTTCCAGGATATGCTGCCGTCGTTCGAGCAGGTCGGGCGCTCGCTCATCGGCGCGCTCGCCATCCGTGCAAACGCTCCACAGGAAGGGAACATGCACACCTTCGAGATGGTCGGCACGGAAGCACAGAAAGAAGAGTACCTGCGACCGCTCGTCCAGGGAGAGATTCAGACGGCGTTCGCGATGACCGAGCCGAAACAGGGTGGTGGCTCGGACCCGAAGATGCTCCAGAGCACGGCCGTCAAAGACGGCGACGAGTGGGTCATCAACGGCCACAAGTGGTGGACGTCCGACGGTCTCAACGCGGACTACTACCTGGCGATGGTCCGCACCGACCTCGATGCACACCCCTACTCGGGGACCTCGATCATCCTCGTGCCGTCCGAGGCTGACGGCGTCGAAGTCGTCCGCAACGTGCCCCACCTCGGCGGTCACGGCATCACCGAGCGCAAAGGTGGCCACGCCGAAGTGAAGTTCGACAACGTGCGCGTTCCCGTCGAAAACACCCTCGGCGAGGAGAACGAGGGCTTCCAAATTGCACAGATGCGACTCGGTGGCGGCCGACTCACCCACTGTATGCGCTACTCCGGCATGGCCGAACGCTCGCTCGACGTCGCGAAGGCGTACCTCGCAGAGCGCGAAGCCTTCGGCACGACACTCGAGGAAAAGCAGGCGCTTCGCCACCGAATCGCGGACGCCGAAACCCGACTTCACGCCGCTCGCTGTATGGTCCGTCACGCCGCCCGCGAACTCGACCGAAGCGACGCTCGGATCGAGGTCGCGATGGCGAAGATGTTCACCGCGAACGTCACGAACGAGACCATCGACCTCGCACTCCAGTGTTGTGGTGGCAACGGTATCGGGAAGGACCTCCCGATCGCACACTTCTACGAGAACGTTCGCGCGTTCCGAATCGTCGACGGTGCCGACGAAGTTCACCGCCGCTCGATCGCCCGTTGGGCCTTCGAGGACATCGACGAAACGGAAGTGGAGAACGCCCTCCAGTTCGACGAGGACCTTCGAATCGACGCCCTCGACGAGTAA
- a CDS encoding enoyl-CoA hydratase/isomerase family protein, producing MDDLDTVLVEYDSETGIGTLTMNRPDALNALNGQLRDDIIAGLQQLETANEDADGVALRAVVLEGAGEKAFCAGADIGGFSDESAGGSSGRTHYDFIRDFPTPVIAKIDGYCLGGGLETALACDFRLAAEGSTFGFPEVDLGIIPGAGGVQYVTKLAGPAVAKELAMRGNHISAERAADEGIINHVYDADSFDEDVDEFVTELAGQAPLAVQAVKKSAHMAVHSGLNEGLRYDSQVFAELLTTEDHAEGAAAFAEKRDAEFEGK from the coding sequence ATGGACGACCTCGACACAGTCCTGGTGGAGTACGACAGCGAAACTGGCATCGGCACGCTCACGATGAACCGTCCGGACGCGCTCAACGCCCTCAACGGACAGCTCCGAGACGACATCATCGCTGGACTCCAGCAACTCGAGACCGCAAACGAAGACGCCGACGGCGTCGCCCTGCGAGCCGTCGTACTCGAGGGGGCCGGTGAGAAAGCCTTCTGTGCCGGGGCGGACATCGGCGGTTTCTCGGACGAGTCGGCCGGCGGCTCCTCGGGGCGCACGCACTACGACTTCATCCGGGACTTCCCGACGCCCGTCATCGCGAAGATCGACGGCTACTGTCTCGGCGGCGGCCTCGAGACGGCCCTCGCGTGTGACTTCCGGCTGGCGGCCGAGGGGAGTACGTTCGGCTTCCCGGAAGTCGACCTGGGGATCATCCCCGGTGCGGGCGGCGTCCAGTACGTGACGAAACTGGCGGGCCCCGCGGTCGCGAAGGAACTGGCCATGCGCGGCAACCACATCTCGGCCGAACGCGCCGCCGACGAAGGAATCATCAACCACGTCTACGACGCGGATTCCTTCGACGAGGACGTCGACGAGTTCGTCACCGAACTCGCCGGACAGGCACCCCTCGCCGTGCAGGCCGTCAAAAAGTCCGCCCACATGGCCGTCCACTCCGGCCTGAACGAAGGCCTGCGCTACGACAGTCAGGTCTTCGCGGAGCTGTTGACGACCGAAGACCACGCAGAAGGCGCCGCGGCGTTCGCCGAAAAGCGCGACGCCGAGTTCGAAGGGAAGTAA
- a CDS encoding 3-hydroxyacyl-CoA dehydrogenase family protein, which translates to MSRDTAAVVGGGIMGAGIAQVLARNGYDVRVREINEELAEEARERVISGNYGLDDAVSGGYLSEEEKAETLERITFTTDLAAATDGTDFVIEAVTENLAIKGQVFRDLDEVTDDQPLYSNTSGFSVTAIANAVSDPSRVAVTHFFNPVPVMDMVEIVRAPETDDAVVERAEELIDELDKTRVTIDDAPGTYGFIANRCHAAMREEAQQIVDEGIATEDQVDKALEDGYNLPVGPFSLRGIGEEWD; encoded by the coding sequence ATGTCCCGAGACACAGCCGCCGTCGTCGGCGGCGGAATCATGGGCGCAGGCATCGCACAGGTACTCGCACGAAACGGCTACGACGTTCGCGTCCGCGAGATCAACGAGGAACTGGCCGAGGAGGCCAGAGAGCGCGTCATTTCGGGAAACTACGGTCTCGACGACGCCGTTTCCGGCGGCTATCTCTCCGAGGAGGAAAAGGCAGAGACGCTCGAGCGAATCACGTTCACGACGGATCTCGCGGCAGCGACGGACGGCACCGACTTCGTCATCGAAGCCGTGACCGAGAACCTCGCGATCAAGGGTCAGGTCTTCCGTGATCTCGACGAGGTCACCGACGATCAGCCGCTGTACTCGAACACGAGCGGTTTCTCCGTGACCGCGATCGCGAACGCCGTCTCCGATCCCTCGCGCGTGGCCGTGACGCACTTTTTCAACCCGGTTCCGGTCATGGACATGGTCGAAATCGTACGCGCGCCCGAGACCGACGACGCGGTCGTCGAACGCGCGGAGGAACTGATCGACGAACTCGACAAGACGCGAGTGACTATCGACGACGCGCCCGGCACCTACGGCTTCATCGCGAACCGCTGTCACGCGGCGATGCGCGAGGAGGCTCAACAGATCGTCGACGAGGGAATCGCGACCGAAGACCAGGTCGACAAAGCACTCGAGGACGGCTACAACCTCCCCGTCGGCCCGTTCTCGCTGCGCGGGATCGGCGAGGAGTGGGACTGA
- a CDS encoding MBL fold metallo-hydrolase, with amino-acid sequence MECSVEWPPGHVAAYLLTGAEPILVDAGMAGEQGRDELFEGLRSHGVDPDAIDHLLLTHPHTDHAGQVQTLRELGTPTVHAPGQTRDRFERDLETVEAATRRNLREAGVDERYIESSLERLLDAHRSHRDCLPLEAVDNWIEDEAPVTIGDRTFEPIYTPGHHAPHYCYATTLGEERVVFAGDMAIEPFRAIALHVNFDDGVRDGISAYLEALERLEGHSFDRVYPGHGPVHDRFDAVVDRSISDLETQLEDCLEVLEQAGDALTATGVALERTDSVRERARKMPEIVGSLATLEREGRVRSRLEEGVRYYEREYEHDEYEDEHV; translated from the coding sequence TTGGAGTGCAGCGTCGAGTGGCCGCCCGGTCACGTCGCAGCGTATCTCCTCACCGGAGCCGAACCGATCCTCGTCGACGCCGGCATGGCGGGCGAGCAGGGTCGCGACGAGTTATTCGAAGGACTTCGATCCCACGGCGTCGATCCCGACGCTATCGATCACCTCCTGCTTACGCACCCACATACGGATCACGCCGGCCAGGTCCAGACCCTTCGCGAGCTTGGAACCCCGACGGTCCACGCGCCCGGACAGACCCGAGACCGGTTCGAACGCGACCTCGAGACCGTCGAGGCGGCGACCAGACGGAACCTCCGCGAAGCGGGAGTCGACGAACGGTACATCGAGAGTTCCCTCGAGCGACTGCTCGACGCCCATCGGTCTCACCGCGACTGTTTGCCACTCGAGGCGGTAGACAACTGGATCGAGGACGAAGCACCCGTAACGATCGGAGACAGAACGTTCGAGCCAATTTACACGCCCGGTCATCACGCGCCACACTACTGCTACGCAACGACGCTCGGCGAGGAACGCGTCGTCTTTGCGGGCGACATGGCCATCGAACCGTTCCGGGCGATCGCCCTCCACGTCAACTTCGACGACGGCGTTCGCGACGGGATTTCGGCCTACCTCGAGGCCCTCGAACGACTGGAGGGTCACTCGTTCGATCGCGTCTACCCCGGACACGGGCCGGTCCACGACCGATTCGACGCCGTCGTCGATCGTTCGATTTCCGACCTCGAGACCCAACTCGAAGACTGCCTCGAGGTCCTCGAACAGGCTGGCGACGCGCTCACCGCAACCGGGGTTGCACTCGAGCGGACGGATTCCGTCCGCGAACGAGCCCGGAAGATGCCCGAAATCGTCGGTTCGCTGGCCACACTCGAGCGCGAGGGCCGCGTTCGCTCGCGCCTCGAGGAGGGGGTTCGATACTACGAACGTGAATACGAACACGACGAATACGAAGACGAACACGTGTAA